The DNA window tctaaaataaaacaacaattaatgCAATGTAGGTGAAAAACACTCgagaaaacatcactagggttattttatattgaattttTGCCATTGGATCCTTTGCACCTGAgccttacacactgaacctttgatCTCCAAGTTTTTTCTATTTGCCTTTTTTCTTAATTACCacgtgttttttctatttgcacgtatttttttaatctacatTGCGCTGAGCTGTCTGCCTCGGTAATTtcagtaaaaaacacaaatacccTGAAATTGTACCTGCACCTTGCATCCTGCTTCTTGAGCCTGCGAGTCAATCCTCAGGGCTGATTTCGCCCTGTCGACTACATCCATAAGAGAAACATGGCGGAAGGCGAGTTGAACGTTGACAGCCTCATCTCCCGGCTACTAGAAGGTGAGAGAGCGAAGTTACGCATTTCAGCTGCAATAAGAAAACCCCGCGGGCGTGTGACGTGTaactttacaaatacaaaaaatcgCCATCGTGGCTGCGTGTTACAGAGAGTTTAAGGTAAACAGTGACACCACGTGGTTTTATTACAACGCAACGATTCGAGTTCGCGTGTTTTTTTCGTTTGTTAAGAAGATGAAACGTCACAGGAATGCTACGGTTGCTTAGTAACGTCAAGTGTTGGCATGGCCAGACGACCTGAGCGACACGCCCCCTTTAAAACCTCCGTGACGTCAGCACCCTCCAAATTTCACCCACTAAAAATCTGAAATCAGaaagtttcttttattttgatttaattagaGAAATCTAAAAGTAAAATGGCTTAATTATAAAGGTACACAAGGGATTGTTATCTTGTATAATTTTTAAACTCATCAAATATCGATTTTAAAGACAGAAATGGATTCAAAGCTGGATTCATTAACCTATTCAAGGTTTTCCTTAACAAGCTAAATCTATGTTCATCAATGTTTGCGTCtatattaatgttatttaatagaTCTTATAATttgcattttcagtttttatagtagtggttattaatattataaaaaatctcaatttaattctctgatatttgtcattttgtttttgctaACATACGCGTCGCAAGAAAATTAATTGATGCTGTTACGGCTGCATGAATCTGTCCCCTAGACTTGTGTCCTTCCtatatgaccccccccccccccccccccccagaacaCGAACACAGGAATATGGTCTCATAATAATTGGTTTGCATTTTACCCTACAATCTGAAAAATGTACCTGGACACTTGTCATTACTGTATGTGGAATTATATTTATCGATCTGGTGTCAAATACTTACTCGTCCTTATTTAACGATCGTGTCTTTGTACGTTTTTCTCGCAGTGAGAAATCGTCGAGGGAGGATCGTCCAGATGACGGAGGCTGAGGTGCGGGGGCTCTGCATCGAGTCCAGAGAGATCTTCCTCAGTCAGCCCATCCTGCTAGAACTTGAGGCTCCGCTCAAAATCTGTGGTGAGAACTTTAATACATCTATATTTGTTTGATTATCATTTTCCTTGAATCCCATTTATTAAAAAACTCTCATCACTGAGATCATGATGTCGATTAAACCTGTAACATCTGAACACATGATTCCAGGTGATATCCATGGACAGTACACAGACTTGCTGAGGCTATTCGAGAGGGGGGGTTTCCCTCCCGAGGCCAACTATCTGTTCCTGGGGGACTACGTGGACCGAGGGAGACAGTCCCTGGAGACCATCTGCCTGCTGCTGGCCTACAAGATCAAATACCCAGTAAACTTCTTCCTGCTCAGGGGGAACCACGAGTGTGCTTCCATCAACCGCTTGTTCGGCTTTTACCACGAGTGTGAGTTgttacttgtttgtttgtcgtgGACTGGCTACGTCCCAAAGTCCTGTGTTTTGCATTTGGCTATGGATAGTCCTACTAGcatttgaaaacattaaaaaaaatattattataaggTATCATTTAgctaaaaaacatttctaatgGTTCTTtgtctgatttgttttattatcttcCACGTGTCCTTATGTTTTTCTCCTCAGGTGTACGCAGGTTCAACGTAAGGCTCTGGAACACATTCAATGAGTGTTTTAATTGCCTGCCCGTAGCTGCCATTATCGATGAGAAAATCTTCTGCTGCCATGGAGGTTTGTCAAGTattcatgtttaaatatatataagtatctAAAGGCGTTGACATTAATGTGTCACGTTTTCTGCCACCTCATATCTCCAGGTCTCTACTTTGTCATGTTCCTTTCTTTATgtaaatttataaataaacatttgatttgctGCAGTGTGAGTCACATTAACAGAATCCCTTGTTCACCTCAGGTCTCTCTCCTGATCTGCAGTCCATGGAACTGATTCGAGGCATTGTGAGACCGACTGACGTCCCTGAGACAGGTCTGTGGTTTAACACTCTCGTGATGATCGTCTTAATCTACTGATTATTTCCAGGAAAACAACAGAGTGGTTCTGTAAAGTGTAGCAGCACATTTGTATTCATTGATTGTTAGAGACTGAGAAGTGTCATTTTAGAATTGAGCAAGGACTTAATTGAACTAACTACGCTCTTCATTTTCTAAGAGATAAATTGCTATTTCTGGAACTGAGGTGACAGCTGGTAGCACAGAAAAGTTTGAAGTTGTCTATATGGTGTTCTGAGGGTTTAACaccactgtatataaagatgaaatgAAAGTTAAACCTTTAAgttaaagagaaacaaacacttgtTTCTATCAGTTTCTGACTTCATGGAGTGTTATTGGTCTGACTGGTGCTTCTGACTGGTTCCAGGCTTGCTGTGCGACCTGCTGTGGTCGGACCCAGACACGGACGTGCAGGGATGGGGGGAGAACGATCGGGGAGTTTCCTACACCTTCGGGGCCGACGTGGTCCACGAGTTCCTCATCCGCCACGACCTGGATCTCATCTGCCGAGCACATCAGGTAACACtgctacagatacacacactcctgcagatacacacactcctacagaTACACATAGTCCTACAGATATACACACtcctatatatacacacactcctaTCAAAAAGATACGGTGGGAAATTCAACTTTCATTTTGTCAAggcaaataaaatgaaaatttcAGAATACATTGTTAATTCATTCAGAAACAAGGACAGATGAATATTGTTCTTAATAATTGAGTTCAGTTTAATGTATTTGACAACGTGACTCATTTATTTCATGATTTGTACATTCAATGCAGGTTTTCAATTACCGCATTCAATTTCAAAATACACAATGTGTTTCCACTAGATAGATTACGGGTGATAAAATAATCAGGTTTCAGCTTTTGACTAATTCAGTATTGGAATCAATGGACTTTATCTAAGCGTTTCTATGAATCAGACAACACAAAGCAATACaaccaaacatttaaaaaagtgtaGTTCTGCAGATGTAGTGTGCAGAGAACACCTTCCCCCTTGATCGACAGATACTTTCTGCTCTAATTCTTCTAACCACAGGTCGTTGAAGATGGCTACGAGTTCTTTGCCAACCAGCAGCTGGTGACGATCTTCTCTGCCCCCAACTACTGCGGGGAGTTTGACAACGCCGGCGCCATGATGAGTGTGGACGAGTCTCTGATTTGCACCTTTCAGGTACTGAGCTCAGTTTGATGTGGTCCTGGAACGTTAATCCTGATTTGGACCAGACTGTAGTTACTGTCAATGTATTAATCGCGACCATCTCAACGTCTTTCAGATTCTGGAGCCGGCCAGGCACCAGTACGGAGGGGTGAACGCGGGACGCCCCGCTAGCCCCCGTCGCACACCTCCGGCAACAAGGAGGAAGTGAGCGTCTGCCTCCCCCCTgactctcctgctcctcccctgGCTGGTCTCTGGCCCGAGTCCCTGCAGGCTACCTCCAtccctccagcctcctctcAGTAAACTCGTTTGTGTGTAAACATTACCTCCAGGAGTGTTTGCTGTTGCTCGTTCTGTGGGTAGTTTTATGAACACGAGTGGTATTTCCTTTACTCAAGTTTTTCTCAATGCCATGGTGTGTATTCACTCAGTCTTCGTTTCCACTGCTCAGTCCGTTCAGCAACATTTAAAACTAACCCTTTGTGGAAAAGACGCTTCTCCATGAACAACTTCCATTGTGATTTTGTGAACGCATGCCCACTTGTGACACTGAGACTGGTTCTTTGCCCTGGTCGATGTAATTTTCTGTTCCACCTCGACTTGCCTAATGTGCATGTAATTTACCTGATTAGTGCCATTGTCCCCGTTTAAATGGAGCTGAAAGCAGAGAGGGAATAGTTTGACATAGTAGAATAAGTTTATTTCTTTACGACTGAAGAATGTAAGGCATCTCTAAATTCTGGATATTTTCACCAGAAATTTAGCCAAATGCAAGAAGAAACATGTGTGAGCCTGTTTGAACTCaggttttaactttattttgaagttatatatatatattaatttacaTCATATCTATATTTGGATcaactcaaaataaaaaattctaATTCTGATATCATAATGATTTACATGTGGTGGAATCTAATTCTAACAGATTACACGCTATCCATAGAAATCCACTCAACAAACTTTCCCGGTAGGGTGATATTCAAAGAAGTCACATCCAAGTCGTCGAGGTCTTTATCGTGATTTCTGAACTCAGCCTCTTTCAAGGCCTCTTCAGCTGCAATCAAATCAGAACATACAAGTATCTCCTGGTTTCACTTCCCTGACAAGAATCCAAAAAGATCAGATATGGTCCAATAATCAGTGTCAGGCTCTGATAGACGCAAGGATACTGGGAACTTAACATCCAAATCTCCCATTTCTCAGTTTTCACTCCTCCTGCTAAGTGAAAGAAAAAGTGGATGGATGTTTCCACAATAAACTGTACATATTAAGATCAATGCAGGCCAAATTCTGATTTAGAAATGTCCAACATCTGCATGTACACTAAATCAAGTACTGGGCAACACACActtgcaaaacaacacaaatcaaatgaGTCACTTTCAAATCTACATGATGCTTTATTCCCATCATTAAAGATAATCATTTGAAATCATGCTTGTATCAGAGAGCCAGAGGGGTCAACTCTGTTTGCTCAGTTTAATTGCTGCAGAAGCAGCGGGAAAAGGCCATAAAATGTCTGATTACACTGGAGCCAAAGGTTGATTCAGCCCTTTCTGTATTGATTCCTCATTATCTAGAGGCCCATAATAAGGTACAATTAGAAATAACTGTAATTCAATTGCTTTCCCTTCAATCATTAAACCTGCGAATGAGCAATCAGACCTTAATGCttattttattggtttattaCAATGAGGTTCCGTGCATATACAAGATTCCTTAA is part of the Limanda limanda chromosome 9, fLimLim1.1, whole genome shotgun sequence genome and encodes:
- the LOC133010654 gene encoding serine/threonine-protein phosphatase PP1-beta catalytic subunit-like, with the translated sequence MAEGELNVDSLISRLLEVRNRRGRIVQMTEAEVRGLCIESREIFLSQPILLELEAPLKICGDIHGQYTDLLRLFERGGFPPEANYLFLGDYVDRGRQSLETICLLLAYKIKYPVNFFLLRGNHECASINRLFGFYHECVRRFNVRLWNTFNECFNCLPVAAIIDEKIFCCHGGLSPDLQSMELIRGIVRPTDVPETGLLCDLLWSDPDTDVQGWGENDRGVSYTFGADVVHEFLIRHDLDLICRAHQVVEDGYEFFANQQLVTIFSAPNYCGEFDNAGAMMSVDESLICTFQILEPARHQYGGVNAGRPASPRRTPPATRRK